The following are encoded together in the Microterricola viridarii genome:
- the crtI gene encoding phytoene desaturase family protein — protein sequence MSAGRTASVIGGGIAGLATAALLAAEGYTVTLLEARRELGGRAGLWEADGYRFDTGPSWYLMPEVFEHFFALLGTSASEQLELERLDPGYRVFTENGAAPLDIVADFEANVALFESIEPGAGARLRRYVASASDAYELALGRFLYNTFDDPRSLIGPDVLRRAPAIAGLGARSLNGLIQKHVRDPQLQQVLGYPAVFLGSSPFDVPSLYHLMSHLDFGDGVYYPQGGFSTIIDSIAALAEAGGVRILTDARVTAITTDSGTDDGADAGAAGATGARPKRSRRRRARATATGVRYLDAQGAEHALQSDIVVSAADLHFTETSLLPAELQSYPEEWWTERNPGPGAVLVMLGVRGSLPELSHHNLFFIDNWEDNFSAIYGSPSFIPDPASIYVCRPSASDPSAAPPDHENLFVLVPVPADPEIGSGGLGRRGSARVEGAADAAIQQIAQWAGIPDLALRVVLRRTVGPADFADDLNSWRGGALGPAHTLRQSAFFRGKNASSLVDGLYYAGGSTIPGIGLPMCLISAELVIKKLRGDRSGAPLHAPLAARTAATSSAPR from the coding sequence ATGAGCGCCGGGCGCACCGCCAGCGTGATCGGCGGGGGGATCGCCGGACTGGCGACGGCAGCCCTGCTGGCCGCCGAGGGGTACACGGTCACGCTGCTCGAGGCCCGGCGCGAGCTGGGCGGCCGGGCCGGCCTGTGGGAGGCCGACGGCTACCGCTTCGACACCGGGCCGTCCTGGTACCTGATGCCGGAGGTCTTCGAGCACTTCTTTGCCCTCCTCGGCACCTCGGCCTCAGAACAGCTCGAGCTGGAGCGGCTGGACCCCGGCTACCGCGTCTTCACCGAGAACGGTGCGGCACCGCTCGATATCGTGGCCGACTTCGAGGCCAACGTCGCGCTGTTCGAATCGATCGAGCCCGGCGCGGGCGCCCGGCTGCGCCGCTACGTCGCCTCGGCCTCCGACGCCTACGAGCTCGCGCTCGGCCGGTTCCTTTACAACACCTTCGACGACCCGCGCAGCCTGATCGGCCCCGACGTGCTGCGCCGCGCACCGGCGATCGCCGGGCTCGGCGCGCGCTCGCTGAACGGCCTGATCCAGAAGCACGTGCGCGATCCGCAGCTGCAGCAGGTGCTCGGCTACCCGGCCGTGTTCCTCGGCTCCTCGCCATTCGACGTGCCCAGCCTGTACCACCTGATGAGCCACCTCGACTTCGGCGACGGCGTCTACTACCCGCAGGGCGGGTTCAGCACGATCATCGACAGCATCGCGGCGCTGGCCGAGGCGGGCGGGGTGCGTATCCTCACCGACGCGCGGGTCACGGCGATCACCACGGACTCCGGCACGGATGACGGCGCGGATGCCGGCGCGGCCGGGGCCACTGGCGCGCGGCCCAAGCGCAGCCGGCGCCGACGTGCCCGCGCGACAGCCACCGGCGTGCGCTACCTCGACGCGCAAGGGGCGGAACACGCGCTGCAGAGCGACATCGTGGTTTCGGCCGCCGACCTGCACTTCACCGAGACCTCCCTGCTGCCGGCGGAGCTGCAGAGCTACCCCGAGGAGTGGTGGACGGAGCGCAATCCCGGCCCTGGCGCCGTGCTCGTGATGCTCGGCGTGCGCGGCTCGCTGCCGGAGCTCAGCCACCACAACCTGTTCTTCATCGACAACTGGGAAGACAACTTCTCGGCAATCTACGGCTCGCCCAGCTTCATCCCCGACCCGGCGTCCATCTACGTCTGCCGGCCGAGCGCCAGCGACCCGAGCGCGGCGCCGCCGGACCACGAGAACCTGTTCGTGCTGGTGCCCGTGCCGGCCGATCCCGAGATCGGCTCCGGCGGCCTCGGCCGCCGCGGCTCCGCGCGCGTGGAAGGGGCCGCGGATGCCGCAATCCAGCAGATCGCGCAGTGGGCGGGCATCCCCGACCTGGCGTTGCGCGTCGTGCTGCGCCGCACCGTCGGGCCGGCCGACTTCGCCGACGACCTGAACTCGTGGCGTGGCGGCGCGCTCGGCCCGGCACACACCCTGCGCCAGAGTGCCTTCTTCCGCGGCAAGAACGCGTCCAGCCTCGTCGACGGCCTGTACTACGCCGGCGGCAGCACGATCCCGGGCATCGGCCTGCCGATGTGCCTGATCAGCGCGGAACTCGTGATCAAGAAGCTGCGCGGCGACCGCAGCGGTGCACCGCTGCACGCGCCGCTGGCCGCCCGCACCGCTGCCACATCGTCGGCGCCGCGATGA
- a CDS encoding lycopene cyclase domain-containing protein, with protein MSALYLLFLLASLGCMVLLDWRFRLLFWNDPRRAALVLGLGTVFFVLWDIAGISLGIFLRGQNRISTGLLLGPEFPVEELVFLVFLCYLTMVLFQGAQRVFSARRPT; from the coding sequence ATGAGCGCGCTCTACCTGCTGTTTCTGCTCGCATCGCTCGGCTGCATGGTGCTGCTGGACTGGCGTTTCAGGCTGCTCTTCTGGAACGATCCGCGCCGCGCGGCCCTGGTGCTGGGACTCGGCACCGTGTTCTTCGTGCTCTGGGACATCGCCGGCATCTCGCTCGGCATCTTCCTGCGCGGGCAGAACCGGATCTCAACCGGGCTCCTGCTCGGGCCGGAGTTCCCGGTCGAGGAGCTCGTCTTCCTGGTGTTCCTCTGCTACCTGACCATGGTGCTGTTCCAGGGCGCGCAACGCGTCTTCAGTGCACGGAGGCCGACATGA
- a CDS encoding lycopene cyclase domain-containing protein: MTYTVLNLVMLAVVLVVAASALLLRRPARLGVALAAAAATAAVLFLLTALFDSLMIAGGLMEYSGEHLIGWFIGLAPIEDFAYPLAAVILLPSLWWLLGPRAVAQKGATDVG; this comes from the coding sequence ATGACGTACACGGTGCTGAACCTGGTGATGCTCGCCGTGGTGCTGGTGGTCGCTGCATCCGCGCTGTTGCTGCGCCGGCCCGCCCGGCTCGGTGTCGCGCTCGCGGCCGCGGCGGCAACGGCCGCCGTGCTATTCCTGCTCACGGCCCTGTTCGACAGCCTGATGATCGCCGGCGGCCTGATGGAGTACAGCGGCGAGCACCTGATCGGCTGGTTCATCGGCCTCGCCCCGATCGAGGACTTCGCCTACCCGCTGGCGGCCGTCATCCTGCTGCCATCGCTCTGGTGGCTGCTCGGGCCGCGCGCGGTCGCACAGAAGGGGGCGACGGATGTCGGCTGA
- a CDS encoding prenyltransferase produces MSAESSTRQGAPHEPPPRQSLPRQLLLASRPLSWINTAFPFAAAYLLSTGRVDAALIIGTVFFLVPYNLAMYGVNDVFDYASDVANPRKGGVHGALLAPRLHRATLVTAVALCLPFVVALVVLGPPASWLVLAVSLFAVAAYSVPGLRFKEIPVLDSLTSSTHFVSPAVYGIVLAGAPFGPVAIIVLLAFFLWGVASHAFGAVQDVRPDREAGIGSIATALGAAATVRLALACWALAGLVLLLLVPLGYGWPGALAALLVVPYLVLAWPYRSVSDEDSASATGGWRHFLWVNYAVGFLATMLLIFSAVDARSLFG; encoded by the coding sequence ATGTCGGCTGAGAGCAGCACCCGGCAGGGCGCACCACATGAGCCGCCGCCTCGGCAGAGCCTGCCCCGCCAGCTGCTGCTCGCCTCGCGGCCGCTCAGCTGGATCAACACGGCGTTCCCGTTCGCCGCCGCCTATCTGCTCAGCACCGGCCGGGTCGACGCTGCCCTCATCATCGGAACGGTGTTCTTCCTGGTGCCGTACAACCTGGCGATGTACGGGGTGAACGACGTCTTCGATTACGCCTCCGACGTCGCCAACCCGCGCAAGGGGGGCGTCCACGGCGCCCTTCTCGCCCCGCGCCTGCACCGGGCGACGCTCGTGACCGCGGTGGCGCTCTGCCTCCCATTCGTCGTCGCGCTGGTGGTGCTCGGCCCGCCGGCCTCCTGGCTGGTTCTGGCGGTCAGCCTGTTCGCGGTCGCCGCCTACTCGGTGCCCGGGCTGCGCTTCAAAGAGATCCCGGTGCTCGACTCGCTCACCTCCAGCACCCACTTCGTCTCGCCCGCCGTCTACGGCATCGTGCTGGCCGGGGCCCCATTCGGCCCGGTGGCGATCATCGTGCTGCTCGCCTTCTTCCTCTGGGGTGTGGCCAGCCACGCGTTCGGGGCCGTGCAGGACGTACGGCCAGACAGGGAGGCCGGAATCGGCTCGATCGCGACGGCGCTCGGCGCGGCCGCCACCGTGCGACTGGCCCTGGCCTGCTGGGCGCTGGCCGGCCTGGTGCTGCTCCTGCTGGTGCCGCTCGGCTACGGCTGGCCCGGCGCATTGGCCGCCCTGCTCGTCGTTCCCTACCTGGTGCTGGCCTGGCCGTACCGCTCCGTCAGCGACGAAGACTCGGCCTCCGCCACCGGCGGCTGGCGGCACTTCCTCTGGGTCAACTACGCGGTCGGCTTCCTGGCGACCATGCTTCTCATCTTCAGCGCAGTTGATGCACGTAGTCTGTTCGGGTGA